From a single Solanum dulcamara chromosome 4, daSolDulc1.2, whole genome shotgun sequence genomic region:
- the LOC129885326 gene encoding protein EARLY-RESPONSIVE TO DEHYDRATION 7, chloroplastic-like yields the protein MGNQESKKKTMSSQHPNPPKLYPEVIDSNPESTYPFLTNTQKNTSTSSSMYPTIDMKDLAENLFPETENNGPNQNSNFVSLEEVIVQIPGAIVHLIDKERSIELASGEFEIVQLKQGENVVAVLARVGDQIQWPLARDEASVKLDESHYFFTLRVPSEANDEDGYAENLLNYGLTIASKGQERVLKELDLVLAKYSAFRVEKVKNDKGVAEKWWMTPKDVSPEEMEKKKEDMERSSAAYWTTLAPNVEDYSSSIARMIAAGSGQLIKGILWCGDVTVDGLKWGNDVLVKRMGRGSNSEISPEAMRRMKRVKKMTKMSEKVATGILSGVVKVSGFFTSSIANSKAGQRFFSLLPGEIVLASLDGFNKVCDAVEVAGKNVMSTTSVVTTGLVQQRHGDQAAQMTREGFDAAGYAIGTAWAVFKIRKALNPKGAIKPTTVAKAAAKANLSKLKSKQK from the exons ATGGGGAatcaagaatccaagaaaaaaacTATGTCTTCTCAACACCCAAATCCTCCCAAATTATACCCAGAAGTAATTGATTCAAATCCAGAATCAACTTATCCATTTCTTACAAATACCCAAAAGAACACATCAACTTCTTCTTCGATGTATCCAACtattgatatgaaagatctagCAGAGAATCTATTCCCAGAAACTGAAAACAATGGGCCGAATCAAAATTCCAACTTTGTGTCACTGGAAGAAGTGATTGTCCAAATCCCAGGTGCGATTGTCCATCTGATCGACAAAGAACGTAGCATCGAACTCGCTAGTGGTGAATTCGAGATTGTTCAACTAAAACAGGGCGAGAACGTTGTTGCTGTTCTTGCACGTGTCGGAGATCAAATCCAATGGCCATTAGCGAGAGATGAAGCTTCTGTCAAGCTTGATGAATCTCACTATTTCTTCACTCTCCGTGTACCTTCTGAAGCAAATGATGAAGATGGATACGCAGAGAATTTACTCAACTATGGGTTAACAATAGCATCGAAAGGGCAAGAGAGGGTGTTAAAGGAGTTAGATTTAGTATTGGCGAAGTACAGTGCGTTTAGGGTGGAGAAAGTGAAGAACGATAAAGGGGTTGCAGAAAAATGGTGGATGACACCAAAAGATGTTTCACCAGAAGAGatggagaagaaaaaggaggATATGGAGAGGAGTTCGGCGGCGTACTGGACTACTTTGGCTCCGAATGTTGAGGATTATAGTAGCAGTATTGCAAGAATGATTGCAGCCGGATCGGGTCAGTTGATAAAGGGGATATTGTGGTGTGGGGATGTTACTGTGGATGGGTTGAAGTGGGGGAATGATGTATTGGTCAAGAGGATGGGAAGAGGAAGCAACTCTGAGATTAGCCCTGAGGCTATGCGCAGGATGAAAAG GGTGAAGAAGATGACAAAAATGTCAGAGAAAGTGGCAACTGGTATACTCTCAGGAGTAGTGAAGGTCTCTGGATTCTTCACAAGTTCTATTGCAAACTCAAAAGCTGGTCAGAGATTCTTTAGCCTTCTTCCAGGAGAAATTGTTCTTGCTTCCTTGGATGGATTCA ATAAAGTTTGTGATGCCGTTGAGGTGGCCGGAAAGAATGTGATGTCAACAACCTCAGTAGTGACAACTGGTCTTGTTCAACAGAG ACATGGTGACCAGGCTGCACAGATGACACGTGAAGGATTCGATGCTGCAGGATATGCTATAGGGACTGCGTGGGCTGTGTTTAAGATAAGAAAAGCTCTGAATCCAAAGGGTGCTATCAAGCCTACTACAGTTGCAAAAGCTGCTgctaaagctaacctttctaaGCTGAAGAGCAAGCAGAAGTGA
- the LOC129887356 gene encoding pentatricopeptide repeat-containing protein At3g03580-like, producing the protein MGKVKDADKLFEKIPEKNVVIWSIMVHGYSKNGLQKKSVECFTSMRKTGLVPNSYTIVGVLVGVSGLRNLILGQSVHGLIVKLGWEDNSFVGTSLLEAYAKCGNINDSCKIFENIKSQGLVPCNAMISAFVHNGFFEEAFLLFNRSRESDLFPNSMTVMALTQSCVAMGSKCLCESVHAMAVKFGLVYDIQVNNSLLFMYSSLMELSAAWEIFDTMEGKDVISWSTMMSLLVHLEYASDAITIFLHMRDSENEYDHLILMNLISACGILGNLKMGKSVHTQVITHGFGSELPILNAMITMYARCEELNSSRTVFDNSTTKTMVSWTSIISGLLHNGRPREALDMFIRVRIEENFCTDSVLLVSALAAAGEMVASELCVQLHCHTIKTGLTNYRSIQNCLISTYSKCGNVELANNVFVRMGSLRDIVSWNAIINGYGINGHGETALSLFYEFRKGGGIPDSATYLSVLSACSHSGLASNGLLIFSQIIEENRIRVSAEHYGCIADLLARAGYLPDVSSFLDGDGKTLWKAILNGCARNSDLKLAEFAARKFHEQIKKDPGQLMLLSNLYASVGRFEDAEALRLSMETEKWIKVPGFSILSGNL; encoded by the coding sequence ATGGGCAAAGTTAAAGATGCAGATAAGCTGTTCGAGAAAATACCTGAAAAGAATGTTGTTATTTGGTCGATCATGGTCCATGGATATTCTAAAAATGGGTTACAGAAAAAATCAGTTGAATGTTTCACCTCAATGAGAAAAACTGGTTTAGTGCCTAACTCCTATACCATTGTGGGTGTTCTCGTGGGGGTCTCAGGATTGAGGAACTTAATACTCGGACAATCAGTTCATGGGCTGATAGTGAAGTTGGGGTGGGAAGATAATTCATTTGTGGGCACTTCACTTCTAGAGGCTTATGCAAAATGTGGAAATATCAACGACTCTTGCAAGATTTTTGAGAACATAAAAAGTCAAGGTTTGGTTCCATGTAATGCAATGATCAGTGCATTTGTACATAATGGATTCTTTGAAGAGGCTTTCTTGTTATTTAATAGGTCTAGAGAGTCTGACTTGTTTCCTAATTCAATGACAGTTATGGCCTTGACACAGAGCTGTGTGGCTATGGGTTCCAAATGTCTTTGTGAATCAGTTCATGCTATGGCTGTTAAGTTTGGTCTTGTGTATGATATACAGGTCAACAATTCACTGCTttttatgtattcaagtttGATGGAGTTATCTGCTGCTTGGGAGATTTTCGATACAATGGAAGGGAAAGATGTCATCAGTTGGTCAACGATGATGAGCTTACTGGTTCACCTAGAATATGCTTCAGATGCTATAACGATATTCCTCCATATGAGAGATTCTGAGAATGAATATGATCACCTCATCCTAATGAATCTCATTTCAGCTTGTGGAATTTTGGGCAACTTGAAGATGGGAAAATCTGTTCATACTCAAGTAATAACTCATGGTTTTGGATCAGAGCTGCCTATACTTAATGCCATGATTACTATGTATGCAAGATGTGAAGAGTTGAATTCTTCAAGAACTGTTTTTGATAATTCAACCACTAAGACTATGGTATCATGGAcatctatcatttcaggactTCTGCATAATGGAAGGCCCAGGGAGGCACTAGATATGTTCATTCGCgttagaattgaagaaaatttcTGTACTGATTCGGTTCTTCTGGTTAGTGCACTAGCTGCGGCTGGTGAAATGGTTGCTTCAGAACTCTGCGTGCAACTCCATTGCCATACTATAAAAACAGGGCTTACAAACTATAGAAGTATTCAGAATTGTCTCATATCAACCTACTCAAAGTGTGGGAATGTTGAACTTGCAAACAATGTTTTTGTGCGAATGGGATCTCTTCGTGATATTGTATCATGGAATGCTATTATAAATGGGTATGGTATCAATGGCCACGGGGAAACTGCTCTTTCCCTGTTCTATGAGTTCAGAAAGGGTGGAGGAATACCTGACAGTGCTACTTACTTGAGCGTTTTGAGTGCTTGTAGTCATTCAGGATTGGCAAGTAATGGTTTGTTGATTTTCAGTCAGATAATAGAAGAAAATAGAATCCGAGTTAGTGCAGAACATTATGGCTGTATAGCTGATTTGCTTGCTCGGGCAGGTTACTTGCCTGATGTAAGTTCGTTCTTGGATGGAGATGGTAAGACTCTTTGGAAGGCTATATTGAACGGATGTGCACGTAATAGTGATTTAAAATTAGCAGAATTTGCTGCAAGAAAGTTTCATGAGCAGATTAAAAAAGATCCTGGTCAACTTATGCTACTCTCAAATCTTTATGCATCAGTTGGGAGATTTGAAGATGCAGAAGCCTTGAGGTTGAGCATGGAGACAGAGAAATGGATTAAAGTTCCAGGATTCAGCATTCTCTCTGGAAATCTATAA
- the LOC129885328 gene encoding uncharacterized protein LOC129885328 yields MESAPPSAATKVSRSTVEKAVDSLLKWKDSKSKTQKPQLLPQDDFIFLNLTLKKIPPQPRTNAFRIPFPHPLHDASSELCLIIDDRPNSKLTSDAAKKIIKSQNIPITKVIKLSKLKTNYKPFEAKRKLCDSYDLFLVDRRIVHLLPKLLGKQFFKKKKLPLPLDLTHKNWKEQVERACGSGLFYLRTGTCCMMRIGKGSMDSAQIVDNVVEAIEGVVQVVPKKWGGVRSLHLRLSDSLALPLYQVLPEIKLKIQGFKEKEAEDIDEEKSGGLVEVKESSRKAEEGAGKKKGKNKGRIHEVRYMDFDTGVDELGSDDDDGVGNNEEEESNDEDIEESEDHEVAKVKKGKAEKVSILSESNGEKKAKKLKKAEQQKKSKFSLKDGKKKKNSSELEKKLKDGSVKAKSKRSKIRA; encoded by the coding sequence ATGGAGTCTGCTCCACCCTCCGCCGCCACCAAGGTTAGCCGCTCCACCGTAGAGAAGGCAGTGGACTCCCTTCTCAAATGGAAAGATTCCAAGTCGAAAACCCAGAAACCTCAATTACTTCCACAAGACGATTTCATCTTCCTTAACCTCACTCTTAAGAAAATACCACCACAACCTCGTACCAACGCTTTCAGAATCCCTTTCCCTCACCCTCTTCATGATGCTTCCTCCGAACTCTGCCTTATCATTGACGACAGACCCAATTCCAAGCTCACTTCCGACGCTGCGAAAAAGATTATTAAATCCCAAAACATACCCATCACCAAAGTCATTAAGCTTTCGAAGCTTAAGACTAACTACAAACCCTTTGAAGCGAAGAGAAAGCTTTGTGATTCATATGATCTTTTCTTGGTTGACAGAAGGATTGTTCATTTGCTTCCTAAGCTTCTAGGTAAGCAgttttttaagaaaaagaagCTGCCTTTGCCATTAGACTTGACACACAAGAATTGGAAGGAGCAAGTGGAAAGGGCTTGTGGGTCTGGGTTGTTTTACTTGAGGACTGGAACTTGTTGTATGATGAGGATTGGTAAGGGTTCAATGGACTCTGCACAGATTGTTGACAATGTGGTCGAAGCAATAGAGGGTGTTGTTCAGGTGGTTCCCAAGAAATGGGGTGGTGTGAGAAGCTTGCACTTGAGACTTTCTGATTCTTTGGCATTGCCTTTGTATCAAGTGTTGCCTGAGATCAAACTCAAGATTCAGGGATTTAAGGAGAAAGAAGCTGAGGATATAGATGAAGAAAAGAGTGGTGGTTTGGTTGAGGTTAAGGAGAGTAGCAGGAAAGCTGAAGAGGGTGCAGGGAAGAAGAAGGGGAAGAATAAAGGGAGGATTCATGAAGTTAGGTATATGGACTTTGACACTGGTGTAGATGAATTGGGaagtgatgatgatgatggtgtTGGTAATAATGAAGAAGAGGAAAGCAATGATGAAGACATTGAAGAGAGTGAGGATCATGAAGTTGCGAAAGTGAAAAAGGGGAAAGCTGAGAAGGTTAGCATTCTGAGTGAGTCGAATGGTGAGAAGAAGGCAAAGAAGTTGAAAAAAGCTGAGcaacaaaagaaaagtaagTTTTCTTTGAAAGatggaaagaagaagaagaatagttctGAGCTTGAGAAAAAGCTGAAGGATGGGTCAGTGAAGGCAAAGAGTAAGAGAAGCAAGATAAGAGCATAA
- the LOC129885329 gene encoding uncharacterized protein LOC129885329 — translation MDEPDPLDLLNHLESILESDPLIDEIGFIHPSQFVALNEDIDNPPTSVGSVQKTTFGTLFWGRDHKLGISTKVLFPLYVAAKNAFVKAYKNYKVHHRDDKNASICSSSPLSLESDLMKHSRALLLLSCDFGTAWNSRKLVLSKKLSLSMFMNELIFSSVILSHSPKSEQAWSQRRWVIKMIAGNCSNLQEIMERESKLVKKLAERSKMNYRAWYHRCWLVSYMSEEQVLQEFNKSREWAGLHVADNSCFHYRERLMLRLFEESQHSRDQDASFDPEHHEILKDEFNWVEKLIKRYVGREALWLHRRFLLTCWIRYFACGGQDRSLPSKQRNIRTVDIDMLIDKELELFRSCTVLPDSDFEDYQAQATFAATYMVWLKKQLSGALAIDIQKVETSRLKSLLTNVCPEKSLLWNSLPELCEST, via the exons ATGGACGAGCCTGATCCGTTGGATCTTCTGAATCATTTAGAGAGCATATTGGAGTCGGATCCTCTCAT TGATGAAATAGGGTTCATTCACCCATCCCAGTTTGTCGCATTGAATGAAGATATTGACAATCCTCCAACATCTGTTGGTTCTGTGCAAAAAACAACTTTTGGGACACTTTTCTGGGGTAGGGATCACAAGCTGGGCATATCAACCAAGGTTCTCTTTCCACTTTATGTTGCGGCCAAAAATGCATTTGTGAAAgcatataaaaattataaagtgCACCATAGAGATGATAAAAATGCTTCAATCTGTTCCTCATCGCCACTTAGTCTCGAAAGTGACTTGATGAAGCACAGTAGGGCACTATTGCTTCTAAGTTGTGATTTTGGAACAGCGTGGAATTCCAG gaAGCTAGTTCTGTCAAAGAAGCTATCTCTTTCCATGTTCATGAATGAGCTTATCTTTTCATCTGTGATTCTCTCGCATTCGCCTAAAAGTGAACAAGCATGGAGCCAAAG GAGGTGGGTGATCAAGATGATTGCTGGAAATTGTTCAAATCTGCAAGAGATTATGGAAAGAGAATCCAAGTTAGTGAAAAAACTGGCAGAG AGATCAAAGATGAATTATCGTGCATGGTATCACCGTTGCTGGTTAGTTTCCTACATGTCAGAGGAACAG GTGCTGCAGGAGTTTAACAAGTCACGGGAGTGGGCTGGCCTCCATGTTGCTGATAACTCTTGCTTTCATTACCGTGAA CGGTTGATGCTTCGTCTGTTTGAAGAATCACAACATAGCCGGGATCAAGATGCTAGTTTTGATCCAGAACATCATGAAATATTGAAG GATGAGTTCAACTGGGTGGAGAAGTTGATAAAACGTTATGTGGGGAGAGAG GCATTGTGGCTTCATCGCCGCTTCCTCTTGACTTGCTGGATAAGATATTTTGCGTGTGGTGGTCAAGATAGATCCTTGCCTTCTAAACAGAGAAACATCAGGACGGTCGATATTGACATGCTCATTGATAAAGAATTAGAATTATTTCGTTCCTGCACAGTTCTACCTGACAGTGACTTTGAGGACTATCAAGCTCAAGCAACCTTTGCTGCTACTTATATGGTGTGGCTCAAAAAG CAATTATCAGGGGCTCTAGCGATCGATATTCAAAAGGTGGAAACAAGCAGACTGAAGTCACTCCTGACTAACGTATGCCCAGAAAAGAGCTTACTTTGGAATTCTTTGCCTGAGCTATGTGAAAGCACATAG